The following coding sequences are from one Salvelinus namaycush isolate Seneca chromosome 23, SaNama_1.0, whole genome shotgun sequence window:
- the LOC120018339 gene encoding myelin protein zero-like protein 2 — translation MSIKHFYLLVLLSGLAASGLLPVSGLRVETSGEVEAVNGTDVWLKCTFQSSSPITPATLTVSWSFRPIGPGREESVFYYHERPYPPPDGRFHKRAIWAGDIMGRDASIVVRKVKFTYNGTFSCQVKNPPDVHGNAGEVKLTVVTTASFSEIIMLAAAIGGAIVLMVISLVIIMSIRRCREKRQEEEGAEELPRRQRKDPTVW, via the exons GCTTGTTACCGGTCAGTGGGCTGAGGGTGGAAACGTCGGGGGAGGTGGAGGCAGTGAACGGTACAGATGTGTGGCTGAAATGTACCTTCCAGAGCAGCTCGCCCATCACCCCAGCAACGCTCACGGTCTCATGGAGCTTCCGACCCATCGGACCTGGCCGTGAGGAGTCA GTGTTCTATTACCATGAGAGGCCTTACCCTCCCCCGGACGGGCGTTTCCATAAGCGGGCGATATGGGCAGGTGACATCATGGGGCGGGACGCCTCCATCGTGGTACGTAAGGTCAAGTTCACTTACAATGGGACATTCAGCTGTCAGGTGAAGAACCCTCCGGACGTCCATGGCAACGCAGGGGAGGTGAAACTAACCGTGGTCACCacag CCTCCTTCTCTGAGATTATCATGCTGGCTGCAGCCATCGGGGGCGCCATCGTGCTGATGGTCATCTCCCTCGTCATCATCATGTCAATAAGACGATGTCGCGAgaagagacaggaggaagagggggcggaggaactaCCTCGCAGACAGAGAAAGGACCCTACCGTGtggtaa